One stretch of Mangifera indica cultivar Alphonso chromosome 9, CATAS_Mindica_2.1, whole genome shotgun sequence DNA includes these proteins:
- the LOC123226259 gene encoding probable transcriptional regulator RABBIT EARS, protein METRDQPSPENPEKVTSDVQAADGGASPVRSYDCTFCKRGFSNAQALGGHMNIHRKDKAKLKQTSSSKNQLDVSKINRPSYNFTQPQSNDVGGKLSSRKLLPHKDPWTLGEENDATSNTDKTHVREVRQLPLFAERPLSSSQVYDNTAIVYSSSSSSESSELDLELRLGPEPEDSASATTTKKFF, encoded by the coding sequence ATGGAAACTCGTGATCAGCCCTCCCCAGAAAATCCAGAGAAGGTGACTTCAGATGTGCAAGCTGCTGATGGTGGTGCAAGTCCAGTTAGGTCTTATGACTGCACCTTTTGCAAGAGAGGTTTCTCCAACGCCCAAGCACTTGGCGGCCACATGAATATTCACCGCAAAGACAAAGCTAAGCTCAAGCAAACTTCTTCCTCAAAAAATCAGTTGGATGTCTCCAAGATTAATCGACCCTCTTATAATTTTACACAGCCACAGTCGAATGACGTTGGGGGTAAGCTAAGCTCAAGAAAACTTCTTCCTCACAAAGACCCTTGGACTCTTGGTGAAGAAAATGATGCCACGTCTAACACAGACAAAACCCATGTTAGAGAAGTCCGACAACTACCTTTGTTTGCTGAAAGACCACTAAGTAGCAGCCAAGTTTATGATAATACAGCAATTGTTTATTCATCATCGAGCTCATCGGAGTCGTCGGAGTTGGACCTTGAACTTAGGCTGGGACCTGAGCCTGAGGACTCTGCATCAGCAACGACTACCAAAAAGTTCTTCTGA